One window of Polyangiaceae bacterium genomic DNA carries:
- a CDS encoding peroxiredoxin — MEKAFNMPLLGDDFPQLDVQTTHGPMSIPGDLKGSWFVLFSHPGDFTPVCTTEFVAFQKRIEQFNDLNAKLIGMSVDQVYSHINWVNWIEEKLGVEITFPIVAANDDIAHRLGMLHPGKGSNTVRAVFIGDPQGKVRLVLYYPQEIGRNMDEVVRALRALQVADAQGAVPADWPNNELIGDRVIVPPAKDVVTAKQRLKDYEGYDWWFVHKALEK, encoded by the coding sequence ATGGAAAAGGCGTTCAACATGCCGCTGCTCGGAGACGATTTTCCGCAGCTGGACGTGCAAACCACCCACGGTCCGATGTCGATCCCTGGGGATCTGAAGGGCAGCTGGTTCGTGCTCTTCAGTCACCCAGGGGACTTCACCCCCGTGTGCACCACGGAGTTCGTCGCGTTTCAGAAACGCATCGAGCAGTTCAACGACCTCAACGCGAAGCTGATTGGAATGAGTGTCGACCAGGTGTACTCCCACATCAATTGGGTCAACTGGATCGAAGAGAAGCTGGGAGTCGAGATCACGTTCCCCATCGTCGCCGCCAACGACGACATCGCGCACCGACTTGGGATGCTTCATCCCGGCAAAGGCTCGAACACAGTGCGCGCCGTCTTCATTGGAGATCCCCAGGGAAAGGTCCGGCTGGTGCTGTACTACCCGCAGGAGATCGGGCGCAATATGGACGAAGTCGTGCGCGCACTTCGCGCGCTGCAGGTAGCTGATGCCCAAGGCGCGGTGCCCGCAGACTGGCCGAACAACGAGCTGATCGGCGACCGCGTGATTGTGCCACCTGCGAAGGACGTGGTCACCGCCAAGCAGCGCCTCAAGGACTACGAGGGCTACGACTGGTGGTTCGTGCACAAGGCTCTCGAGAAGTGA
- a CDS encoding DNA starvation/stationary phase protection protein has translation MKIDIGIKAAKREQIAGGLSRVLADTYTLYLKTHNFHWNVTGPMFQTLHLMFETHYNELALAVDLIAERIRALGLPAPGTYKEFAKLSAIKEDEGVPKAEDMIKRLVEGHETVARTAREVFKAADEANDQPTCDLLTQRMQVHEKTAWMLRSLLE, from the coding sequence ATGAAGATCGATATTGGAATCAAGGCGGCTAAGCGGGAACAGATTGCGGGTGGATTGTCTCGAGTCCTCGCGGATACGTACACGCTGTACCTCAAGACCCACAACTTCCACTGGAACGTGACGGGGCCGATGTTTCAGACGCTCCACCTGATGTTCGAGACTCACTACAACGAGCTCGCCCTAGCAGTGGACCTGATTGCTGAGCGCATCCGCGCGCTGGGCCTGCCCGCCCCAGGCACTTACAAGGAGTTCGCGAAGCTCTCCGCCATCAAGGAGGACGAGGGCGTGCCCAAGGCGGAGGACATGATCAAGCGCCTGGTCGAGGGGCACGAGACGGTCGCACGTACCGCACGAGAAGTGTTCAAGGCGGCCGACGAGGCGAACGATCAGCCCACTTGCGATCTTCTGACGCAGCGGATGCAGGTGCACGAGAAGACCGCCTGGATGTTGCGCAGCCTGCTCGAGTAG